In the genome of Desulfofarcimen acetoxidans DSM 771, one region contains:
- the ybgC gene encoding tol-pal system-associated acyl-CoA thioesterase, whose translation MEIRVYYEDTDAGGVVYHSNYLKYFERGRTEYLRERGFSVGEMARQGFVFPVVHLEIDYLAPALHDDLLRVETVVLEIRKSSFTLAQQVLRVIDGKLLADGKVKLACVGPGMKPKRLPEEIIQAIKE comes from the coding sequence ATGGAAATTCGGGTTTATTACGAAGACACTGATGCAGGTGGAGTGGTTTATCATTCAAATTATCTAAAGTACTTCGAAAGAGGAAGGACTGAATACCTTCGTGAGCGGGGATTTTCAGTTGGGGAAATGGCCAGACAAGGTTTTGTCTTTCCGGTTGTGCATTTGGAGATTGATTACCTCGCCCCGGCCCTGCATGACGATTTGCTCAGAGTGGAAACAGTCGTGCTGGAAATTAGAAAATCCTCTTTCACCCTTGCCCAGCAAGTGCTGCGGGTTATTGACGGAAAACTGCTCGCAGATGGTAAAGTGAAATTGGCGTGTGTAGGACCTGGAATGAAGCCCAAGCGGTTGCCTGAGGAGATCATACAGGCCATTAAAGAATAA
- a CDS encoding AAA family ATPase has protein sequence MFLKKVILLRENIASFKHYPFSIPSINSLYQIEFKSNVTFFVGENGSGKSTLLEAIADKCNFNTAGGGRNNIYKVHASESALGDYIRLSWMPKITNGFFLRAESFYHFATHIDDVDDTGFRDYGGSSLHRQSHGEAFLSLFLNRFRGKAIYLLDEPESALSPSI, from the coding sequence ATGTTTTTAAAAAAGGTTATACTTTTACGAGAAAATATAGCATCTTTTAAACATTACCCATTTTCTATACCCTCCATTAATAGCTTGTATCAAATTGAATTCAAGAGTAATGTAACATTTTTTGTTGGGGAGAATGGTTCTGGAAAATCTACTTTGCTAGAAGCAATTGCAGATAAGTGTAATTTTAACACTGCTGGTGGTGGACGAAATAATATTTACAAAGTACATGCTTCTGAGTCTGCTTTAGGAGATTACATTAGACTATCATGGATGCCAAAGATTACTAATGGATTCTTCTTACGAGCAGAATCCTTTTATCATTTTGCTACTCATATTGATGATGTGGATGATACCGGTTTTAGAGATTACGGTGGTTCTTCTCTTCATAGACAATCGCACGGAGAAGCATTTCTATCTCTGTTTTTGAATCGTTTTAGGGGAAAAGCCATTTACTTATTGGATGAACCAGAATCAGCTTTATCACCATCTATATAG
- a CDS encoding DEAD/DEAH box helicase has product MLKGLDQKLIMNIHELPSRDATYANFPSGLKEDLVRGLAVNGISKLYSHQAKAIEQILLGRNLIITTGTSSGKSLVYIVPAINCILNNSLSTVLYLSPAKALSQNQYQNIEKFCKKILWPVSAPVISVCDGDTPLEERREILNRSNIIFSTPDFWHSSGLSRHIHWPGFLSNLQLIIIDEAHIYRGSLGNHVSHVLRRLRRLCYHYGSYPRFILCSATIANALEFAENLTGLDFVLIDKEGSHSAKKNFVFINPPQYQDKNSSQIKRKLSHYEAARIVGNYVRTGRRVINFGRSKQVVESAYRKLIEEYPDIAGQVRPYKGTLTPETRREIEGKLFDGMLKGIISTNALELGVDIGDLDVCVMSGFPGSISSVWQQAGRVGRRGKESLVVFVAGDDPLDQYLIRKPEYFFSRLCEKAVVNPNNLSFLSEHLLAAAAELPIVVEDRKYWGNILDKAVLLLRGSGLIRLERIGEQKTYRLNCRMQAFSLRGDSPNYLIKTENGKIIGRTNYDDVLLLLYPGAIFLQMGRQYRVLRVEEKSKEVIAAECAFSWRNKRTRPSIRANVAIEQLEASSQVKDVRVNTGILTVKRQTEGFTLYEYRYGKGESKLSQHSVDLPAVDLKTVGIWLEIGSETVNRLGGDSLLLALHGVEHLLRVVLPWKVMCERNDIGAYIAGHGKDGATLFLYDIYPGGVGYCEAAFNMIEEILQESLSLIETCSCKKGCPSCIHLPQCEKRNSDLDKEATRDLLLLLLGRDTIKVSNWLDRTITAVGKAVNRADLRLSARQQEKGSQADLQVKVDRLAEILGKIDFDKTSLNYITDQDKLILSAVFVLQQQPYFFVSRDDLRSLCSKIAISDYVSRLNYLKKQGLIIRDNPPQLDTSTHRLLQSMEEVFMRGRV; this is encoded by the coding sequence ATGTTAAAAGGACTTGACCAGAAGTTAATAATGAATATTCATGAACTTCCCTCCAGGGATGCAACTTACGCAAATTTTCCCAGTGGCCTGAAGGAAGACTTAGTCCGTGGGTTGGCTGTTAACGGAATCAGTAAGCTTTATTCTCACCAGGCTAAAGCAATAGAGCAAATTTTATTGGGCAGGAATTTAATTATAACTACCGGTACTTCCAGCGGTAAGTCCCTGGTTTATATTGTACCTGCCATAAATTGCATATTAAATAACAGCCTCAGTACTGTACTTTATCTATCTCCTGCTAAAGCGCTGAGTCAGAACCAGTATCAAAATATTGAGAAGTTTTGTAAGAAGATACTTTGGCCGGTCAGTGCGCCGGTTATTTCTGTGTGTGATGGGGATACTCCCCTGGAGGAAAGAAGGGAAATTCTAAATCGCTCTAATATAATTTTCTCAACGCCGGATTTTTGGCACAGCAGCGGGTTGTCCAGGCACATCCATTGGCCAGGTTTTCTGTCTAATTTGCAACTAATTATTATAGATGAGGCCCATATCTACAGAGGATCGCTGGGCAATCATGTCAGTCACGTACTGCGAAGGCTGAGAAGGCTTTGTTATCACTATGGTTCGTACCCAAGGTTCATTCTTTGCTCGGCTACTATTGCTAACGCCCTTGAGTTTGCTGAAAACCTGACCGGATTGGATTTTGTCCTGATAGATAAGGAAGGTTCCCATAGTGCTAAAAAGAATTTTGTATTTATCAATCCGCCTCAATATCAGGATAAAAATAGCAGCCAAATTAAGCGTAAGCTCAGTCATTACGAAGCTGCCAGGATAGTAGGTAATTATGTGCGCACCGGCAGGCGGGTGATTAACTTCGGGCGGTCCAAACAGGTGGTTGAATCAGCTTATCGCAAACTCATTGAGGAATATCCGGATATTGCCGGCCAGGTTCGTCCTTATAAAGGAACCTTGACTCCAGAAACGCGCCGTGAAATAGAAGGTAAGCTCTTTGATGGCATGCTAAAAGGAATTATATCTACGAATGCTCTGGAACTTGGAGTGGATATCGGCGATCTGGATGTTTGTGTGATGAGCGGTTTTCCGGGCAGTATATCTTCCGTATGGCAGCAGGCAGGCAGGGTAGGGCGGCGGGGTAAAGAATCTCTGGTAGTATTTGTAGCGGGAGATGACCCGCTCGATCAATATCTGATCAGAAAACCGGAATACTTTTTTTCGCGCCTCTGCGAAAAAGCTGTGGTTAATCCTAATAATCTTTCATTCTTATCGGAACATTTACTGGCAGCTGCTGCAGAACTGCCTATTGTAGTTGAGGATCGGAAATACTGGGGTAATATTTTAGACAAGGCTGTCTTGCTGTTAAGAGGTAGCGGATTAATTAGGCTGGAAAGAATAGGAGAACAGAAAACTTACAGGTTAAACTGCAGGATGCAGGCTTTTTCCCTGCGCGGAGATTCCCCCAATTATCTGATTAAGACGGAAAACGGTAAAATAATAGGGCGTACTAATTATGATGATGTGCTGCTGCTGCTTTATCCCGGGGCTATTTTCCTGCAAATGGGCAGGCAGTACAGGGTTTTGCGTGTTGAGGAAAAGAGTAAAGAGGTAATTGCCGCCGAGTGCGCTTTTTCCTGGAGAAATAAGCGAACAAGACCCTCGATCCGGGCAAATGTAGCTATAGAGCAGCTTGAGGCCAGCAGCCAGGTGAAGGATGTCAGGGTAAACACTGGCATACTCACGGTTAAGCGACAGACGGAAGGCTTTACTCTGTATGAATACCGGTACGGCAAGGGAGAAAGCAAGCTCTCACAGCACAGTGTTGATTTACCCGCTGTAGATTTAAAAACGGTAGGGATATGGTTGGAAATCGGATCTGAGACAGTAAATCGCCTGGGCGGGGATTCGCTTTTACTGGCTCTGCACGGTGTTGAACATTTGCTGCGGGTGGTTCTCCCGTGGAAAGTTATGTGTGAAAGAAACGATATCGGAGCTTATATAGCCGGTCACGGCAAAGACGGTGCAACTCTGTTCCTATATGATATTTACCCCGGAGGTGTAGGTTATTGTGAAGCTGCTTTTAACATGATTGAAGAAATTTTACAAGAATCGCTTAGTCTTATTGAAACTTGTAGTTGTAAAAAAGGCTGTCCCTCGTGTATTCATCTGCCTCAGTGTGAAAAAAGAAACTCTGACTTGGATAAAGAGGCAACCAGGGATTTGCTGCTTCTGTTGCTGGGCAGAGATACTATAAAAGTATCCAACTGGCTGGACAGAACCATCACTGCTGTCGGCAAGGCTGTTAACCGGGCTGATTTAAGATTATCCGCTCGCCAGCAGGAGAAAGGCAGTCAGGCAGATTTGCAAGTTAAAGTTGATCGCCTGGCAGAGATTTTGGGTAAAATTGATTTTGATAAAACTTCGCTAAATTATATTACTGACCAGGACAAGTTAATTCTGTCTGCTGTATTTGTTTTGCAGCAACAACCTTATTTTTTCGTAAGCAGAGATGATTTGCGCAGTTTATGTAGTAAGATTGCTATTTCTGATTATGTGAGCAGGCTGAATTATTTAAAAAAGCAGGGTTTGATAATTAGAGACAACCCGCCTCAATTGGATACGTCAACGCACAGACTCTTGCAGAGTATGGAAGAGGTTTTCATGAGAGGAAGAGTTTAA
- a CDS encoding IS630 family transposase — protein sequence MDASHIRDYQGLQRAWFPKGEQKKIKTYGHHAKVTLYGALNYYTGKVFCVNYDKINAEKFKDFLKKLVSHFLKDDISKIYIVLDNARVHHAKLLKDFLDEHKDHLFLKFLPPYSPNLNCIEELWKWLKNTAIYNRFHKNASEIQKSVDSFLEEIKCCSEDVKKRLCV from the coding sequence GTGGATGCATCTCACATTAGGGACTATCAAGGTTTACAACGAGCATGGTTCCCAAAAGGTGAGCAAAAAAAGATTAAGACCTATGGACACCATGCAAAAGTTACATTATACGGTGCTTTAAACTACTATACGGGTAAAGTTTTTTGTGTAAATTATGACAAAATCAATGCAGAAAAATTCAAAGATTTTCTTAAAAAATTGGTATCACATTTTTTAAAAGATGACATTTCTAAAATTTACATTGTTCTTGATAATGCAAGAGTTCATCATGCAAAATTACTTAAAGACTTTTTAGACGAGCATAAGGATCATCTGTTTTTGAAATTTCTTCCACCCTACTCACCCAATCTGAATTGCATAGAAGAGTTATGGAAATGGTTAAAAAATACAGCTATTTATAATCGCTTTCATAAAAATGCTTCAGAAATTCAAAAATCTGTTGACTCGTTTTTAGAGGAAATCAAATGCTGTTCGGAAGATGTGAAAAAGAGACTTTGCGTTTAA
- a CDS encoding GerMN domain-containing protein: MKKKVSRNIVLYALVVAACLLMAGCSTNKTDAALESPRNTSEKKIPVTIYMNGPVKGSLDPVLVPVQREIVLKGEDSDKLRVKAAVEELIKGVTEKEKEAGLTTSLPKEVKVLNVGIKRPYVTVDFSSELQVMGGAMLISSFLEQIKYTLTEFDGIAGVILQVNGEQVGTEANPFTGDGFQFNALVRPAGGSWAKSISPSRALDNFIVSIGNGDIKEMWLWMGPGVREQYKYPDMTNISELSEGLGAWRNYKVVSENINGDKAVVIIKGDQKLEGMTEKDAQYTAYMVKENGQWKWDPKSK; encoded by the coding sequence TTGAAAAAAAAGGTTTCAAGGAATATTGTACTATATGCTTTAGTTGTTGCCGCTTGTCTTTTGATGGCAGGCTGTTCAACAAATAAGACTGATGCGGCCCTGGAATCACCCAGGAACACATCGGAAAAAAAGATTCCTGTTACAATTTATATGAATGGCCCTGTTAAAGGTAGCCTTGATCCTGTTCTCGTGCCTGTGCAGAGGGAGATTGTTTTAAAAGGTGAAGACAGTGATAAGCTAAGAGTTAAGGCGGCAGTAGAGGAGCTAATCAAAGGAGTTACGGAAAAAGAAAAGGAGGCCGGTTTAACTACCTCCTTGCCTAAAGAAGTTAAAGTCTTGAATGTGGGTATAAAAAGACCTTATGTTACTGTGGATTTCAGTTCCGAATTGCAGGTAATGGGGGGTGCTATGCTGATATCCTCTTTCTTGGAGCAGATTAAATATACTTTAACCGAATTTGACGGTATAGCCGGAGTAATTTTGCAGGTTAACGGTGAGCAGGTAGGCACAGAGGCAAATCCTTTTACCGGGGACGGTTTTCAATTTAATGCTCTGGTCAGGCCGGCCGGCGGCAGTTGGGCTAAAAGCATTTCCCCTTCCCGCGCTTTGGATAACTTTATTGTAAGTATCGGTAATGGTGATATTAAAGAAATGTGGCTTTGGATGGGACCCGGGGTAAGAGAACAGTATAAATACCCTGATATGACAAATATCTCTGAATTATCCGAGGGGTTGGGTGCCTGGCGTAATTATAAAGTGGTATCAGAGAATATAAACGGGGATAAGGCTGTTGTTATTATTAAAGGTGATCAAAAATTAGAGGGAATGACGGAAAAAGATGCTCAGTACACAGCCTATATGGTTAAAGAAAACGGCCAGTGGAAGTGGGACCCTAAGAGCAAATAG
- a CDS encoding zinc metalloprotease HtpX, with translation MNTIKAFSLMGLLTIILVLMGRAFGGSSGALLFFIIAMGMNFISYFFSDKIAIMMTRSQPVSRAEAPELYDIVKRLSERANLPMPKLYITPSHQPNAFATGRNPSHAAVAVTQGIMQMLNRNELEGVLAHELAHIKNRDILISTIAAALAGAITMIGNMLQWTAMFGGLRGDDEEGGGIFGLIGTLFMAILAPIAAALIQMAISRSREFEADATGARIAGHPDGLANALLRMEQAARQIPMQLNPAASHMFIVNPLSVQNIARLFSTHPPIEERVRRLQNMR, from the coding sequence ATAAATACTATCAAAGCTTTTTCCCTGATGGGACTGTTGACTATTATTCTGGTATTGATGGGTCGCGCTTTTGGCGGGAGTTCAGGGGCTTTGCTTTTCTTTATCATAGCTATGGGTATGAACTTTATAAGTTACTTTTTCAGCGATAAGATTGCTATTATGATGACCCGCTCACAACCGGTATCCCGAGCAGAGGCACCGGAACTTTACGATATTGTTAAGCGGTTGTCCGAAAGAGCAAATCTGCCTATGCCCAAGCTTTACATTACACCTTCTCACCAGCCCAACGCTTTTGCCACCGGCAGAAACCCTTCTCATGCAGCAGTTGCGGTAACACAAGGCATCATGCAAATGCTTAACCGAAATGAACTGGAGGGAGTACTGGCTCACGAGCTGGCCCATATAAAAAATCGTGATATCTTAATCAGCACTATTGCTGCAGCTCTGGCCGGAGCAATCACCATGATCGGCAATATGCTGCAATGGACAGCTATGTTTGGAGGTTTACGGGGTGACGACGAAGAAGGCGGCGGCATCTTCGGCTTAATTGGAACACTGTTCATGGCTATATTGGCACCAATTGCTGCGGCACTGATTCAAATGGCTATCTCACGTTCACGTGAATTCGAAGCGGATGCTACGGGCGCTCGCATAGCCGGGCACCCTGATGGCCTGGCCAATGCCCTTTTAAGAATGGAACAGGCAGCCCGGCAAATACCTATGCAGTTAAACCCTGCCGCCTCCCATATGTTTATAGTCAATCCCCTGTCAGTTCAAAACATTGCCAGGCTCTTCAGCACCCACCCGCCAATCGAAGAAAGAGTGAGACGTTTGCAAAACATGCGCTAA
- a CDS encoding IS630 family transposase yields MRKLHLNNPQNLTIEDLNKIKRETPYKLRCRVQAVILVMKGRQAKQIAEYLDISEQTIRKYVAYFNEGGVEKLLHVSKKPGRPPRLTNEQKEEVKEVLKKSPSEVGFSTHTTWNCKTLAAYIHDTYGIKYTSDGVWRMLLKMDFRYNRPTYVLAKADPEKQKAFQDELEELKKSH; encoded by the coding sequence ATGAGGAAATTGCATTTAAACAATCCACAAAATTTAACCATTGAGGATTTGAATAAGATAAAAAGAGAAACACCATATAAACTAAGATGCAGAGTTCAAGCTGTCATTCTTGTCATGAAAGGGAGACAAGCAAAGCAGATTGCCGAATATCTTGATATAAGTGAACAAACCATAAGAAAATACGTTGCTTACTTTAATGAAGGTGGAGTTGAAAAACTGCTTCATGTATCAAAAAAACCGGGAAGACCGCCAAGGCTAACCAATGAACAAAAAGAAGAGGTCAAAGAGGTACTGAAAAAATCACCATCAGAGGTTGGTTTTAGTACCCATACTACTTGGAATTGTAAAACCCTCGCTGCTTACATTCATGATACATACGGCATTAAATATACATCAGATGGTGTTTGGCGCATGCTTCTTAAGATGGATTTTCGTTATAATCGTCCCACTTATGTATTAGCCAAAGCTGATCCGGAAAAGCAAAAAGCTTTTCAAGATGAGCTGGAAGAGTTAAAAAAATCTCACTGA
- a CDS encoding RNA-guided endonuclease InsQ/TnpB family protein, whose amino-acid sequence MQIVYRFEMRPTKEQQKKMFHTLKLCRKLYNWSLSERQRVYKETGQGLTYNKQQNMLPGYTKEHLEYKQVHSQVMQDTLRRVDFAYQRFFAKEAGYPRFKNRDHYTSFTYPQVDAVKKTFSKPGKIYLSKIGFVKMTTHREFDASQISRVNIKYHGGKWYANLTAEVEVLENLIDSTKSIGIDVGLEHFAVLSDSTEIGTPKYYRKSERKLAKQQRRLSRKKKGSNNRGKAKTKVAKLHAKITNQRKDFLHKASLDVVQSHDIVFMEDLKIKNMVKNHYLAKSIHDASWGTFRNFVEYKCHRYGKIFLPVPPHGTSQTCLCGANVPKDLSVRVHRCPACGMVMPRDLVSAILIERRGLEMLAA is encoded by the coding sequence TTGCAAATTGTCTACCGGTTTGAAATGCGTCCGACCAAAGAGCAACAGAAAAAAATGTTTCACACACTAAAACTTTGCCGGAAACTCTATAACTGGTCTTTATCTGAGCGTCAGCGTGTGTATAAAGAAACCGGCCAAGGGTTGACATATAATAAACAGCAGAATATGCTGCCGGGCTATACAAAAGAACATCTGGAATACAAGCAAGTTCACAGTCAGGTAATGCAGGATACTTTGCGCCGGGTAGACTTTGCCTATCAGCGGTTTTTTGCCAAAGAAGCCGGATACCCCCGGTTCAAAAACCGTGACCATTACACATCATTTACCTATCCCCAGGTGGATGCTGTAAAGAAAACTTTCTCTAAGCCGGGTAAAATCTATCTTTCTAAAATAGGTTTCGTAAAAATGACAACTCACCGGGAATTTGATGCCAGTCAAATATCCAGGGTTAACATAAAGTATCACGGTGGTAAGTGGTACGCTAATTTGACTGCCGAAGTGGAAGTACTCGAAAATCTTATCGACAGTACCAAATCCATTGGAATAGACGTGGGCCTTGAACATTTTGCTGTATTGTCTGATAGTACAGAAATAGGAACCCCAAAATACTATCGTAAATCAGAAAGGAAGTTAGCCAAACAACAGCGAAGACTTTCTCGCAAAAAGAAAGGTTCTAACAACCGAGGGAAAGCCAAAACTAAAGTGGCTAAACTTCATGCTAAGATAACTAATCAACGAAAAGACTTTCTACACAAGGCCAGTCTAGACGTGGTTCAGAGCCATGATATTGTCTTCATGGAAGATCTAAAGATCAAGAACATGGTCAAAAACCACTACCTAGCTAAAAGCATACATGATGCTTCATGGGGTACATTCAGAAACTTTGTTGAGTATAAATGTCACAGATATGGTAAAATATTTCTTCCTGTCCCTCCTCATGGCACTTCCCAGACATGTCTTTGTGGTGCCAATGTGCCAAAGGATTTGAGTGTCAGAGTGCACCGGTGTCCTGCTTGTGGAATGGTTATGCCCAGGGATTTGGTGTCAGCCATATTGATAGAACGTCGTGGCTTAGAAATGCTAGCGGCTTAG
- the tnpA gene encoding IS200/IS605 family transposase has product MSKLDTNSHSVFLLTYHLILVVKYRRKVINDTIANRIKEIGEYIAPKYNISFLEYNHDKDHTRILFKAHPNTEISKYINAFKSASSRLIKKEFPEVRKQLWKEYFWSQSFCLLTTGGAPIEVIKKYIETQGEKR; this is encoded by the coding sequence TTGAGCAAACTTGATACAAATAGCCACTCAGTCTTCTTACTCACATATCATCTGATTTTGGTAGTAAAATACCGCAGAAAAGTTATAAACGACACAATAGCAAACCGTATCAAAGAAATTGGTGAGTATATTGCACCAAAATATAATATTAGTTTTCTTGAATACAACCATGACAAAGATCACACACGCATATTGTTCAAGGCTCACCCTAATACGGAAATTTCTAAGTACATCAATGCATTCAAAAGTGCATCATCCAGACTTATTAAAAAGGAGTTTCCGGAAGTTAGAAAGCAGCTGTGGAAAGAATATTTTTGGTCGCAAAGTTTTTGTCTTCTAACTACAGGTGGTGCACCCATTGAAGTAATTAAGAAGTACATTGAAACCCAGGGTGAAAAGAGGTGA
- a CDS encoding LysM peptidoglycan-binding domain-containing protein, which yields MSIKNKLKKSAAGTLAGISLFICSTAGLAATNYPTYNAISGDTLWIMSNKLYTSSDKIASVNSINSDSIMAGQRLVIPQSNIYKVVSGDTPYLIAKRFGISLQVFLTANNMTSSDVLYPGQQVNLPGILAYKVANKDTLSLLATQFGTTINQLTKINNLTDTNIITDQKIYIPVAETKQYTVQSGDSLYLIAQKYNLSVSDLTNVNWLSSTNLKAGQILIIPGKTSTTTSAATSSSGQSQATLWNIPSGALLYHVQEGDNQWSIAQKYNTTTEAINKTNNIKIDLILPEQALFVPKNSTQPIYGIKCPSVKAKTGYGELLDWEYVNWFFNPGSTAVIEDLQTGIKFKAHRIGGSNHADCEPLSADDTAIMKGIFGGQWNWSTRPVLVRFEGRVLAASMAGMPHSFDTLSNNAFYGMFDLHFLNSRTHNTNTIDPDHQASVRKAAGY from the coding sequence ATGAGTATAAAAAATAAACTCAAAAAAAGTGCTGCAGGGACTTTAGCCGGTATTTCACTATTCATTTGCAGTACCGCCGGACTGGCTGCAACAAATTATCCGACTTATAATGCTATAAGCGGAGATACCCTATGGATAATGTCCAATAAATTATATACGTCCAGTGACAAAATTGCTTCTGTGAACAGCATTAATTCCGATTCTATTATGGCAGGCCAAAGACTGGTAATACCCCAAAGTAATATTTATAAAGTAGTATCGGGTGATACTCCTTACTTAATAGCTAAGAGATTTGGCATATCACTGCAGGTTTTTTTAACTGCGAACAACATGACATCCTCAGACGTGCTCTATCCCGGACAGCAAGTAAATCTACCGGGAATTCTTGCATACAAGGTTGCCAATAAGGATACCCTAAGCCTCCTGGCCACACAATTCGGAACAACCATTAATCAACTTACTAAAATCAATAACTTAACTGATACCAATATTATTACAGATCAAAAAATATATATACCGGTGGCTGAAACCAAACAATACACTGTTCAATCAGGAGACAGCCTTTATCTAATAGCTCAAAAATACAACTTATCAGTCAGTGATCTAACTAATGTTAATTGGCTTAGTTCTACAAACCTGAAAGCAGGGCAAATACTCATAATTCCAGGTAAAACGTCGACAACAACGTCAGCAGCAACAAGCAGCAGCGGCCAATCGCAGGCAACACTGTGGAATATCCCTTCCGGTGCCTTGCTTTATCATGTTCAGGAAGGAGACAACCAGTGGAGTATCGCCCAAAAATATAATACCACTACGGAAGCCATTAACAAAACAAATAATATTAAAATTGATCTCATACTTCCTGAACAGGCACTTTTTGTACCTAAAAACTCCACACAACCTATATATGGTATTAAGTGCCCTTCTGTAAAAGCTAAAACAGGTTACGGGGAACTTTTGGATTGGGAATATGTCAACTGGTTTTTCAACCCGGGAAGCACAGCTGTAATTGAGGATTTACAAACCGGTATAAAATTTAAGGCCCACCGGATCGGCGGCTCCAACCACGCTGATTGCGAACCCTTAAGCGCTGATGATACCGCGATTATGAAAGGAATATTTGGCGGTCAGTGGAACTGGTCAACCAGACCTGTGCTGGTTCGTTTTGAAGGAAGGGTCTTGGCCGCATCTATGGCCGGCATGCCGCATTCCTTTGACACCCTTAGCAATAACGCTTTTTACGGTATGTTTGATCTTCACTTTTTAAACAGCCGCACCCACAACACAAATACAATCGACCCCGATCACCAGGCATCAGTGCGAAAAGCTGCCGGTTATTAA
- the larC gene encoding nickel pincer cofactor biosynthesis protein LarC encodes MKILYYDCFCGISGDMNLGALLDLGVNQKYLRQELSKLNLDAEYDLQIKKDIKKEIKGTRVDVILKNEKECHKRDHTHNHSHDHHHHHNHQKDKEQYFSTVHTEHTYHEHRNLKDIEHIIKTSGLNDRVKELSLNMFMKVAEAEAMIHGNSPYEVHFHEVGATDSIIDIVGAAVCLDYLKVDKIMSSSVQLGGGFVKCAHGIIPIPAPATVEILKGVPIKFGNVPFETTTPTGAAILAANVDKFTDMVHFSIGRTGYGIGHRDMEIPNILRVYLANEEKNEEIETQYILETNIDDMNPELYGYIEEKLFERGALDVFKTPISMKKGRSAIKLSILIDEGREKDILDIVFRETTSIGIRKYKVEKIMLQRDFVRVKTQYGDITIKNSYYQGEKVKYKPEYEDCRKIASEKNIPISSVYREVYKIIEEC; translated from the coding sequence ATGAAAATATTATATTATGATTGTTTTTGCGGAATCAGTGGAGATATGAATTTAGGGGCATTGCTTGATTTAGGAGTGAACCAGAAGTACTTAAGACAAGAGCTTTCCAAACTGAATTTGGACGCTGAATATGATTTGCAGATTAAAAAGGATATTAAAAAAGAAATAAAAGGAACACGGGTGGATGTAATCTTAAAAAATGAAAAAGAGTGCCATAAGCGCGATCACACACATAACCACTCTCATGACCATCACCACCATCATAATCATCAGAAAGACAAAGAGCAGTACTTTTCAACGGTTCATACCGAACATACTTATCATGAGCATAGAAATTTAAAGGATATTGAACACATTATAAAAACCAGCGGTTTAAATGACAGAGTAAAAGAATTAAGCTTGAATATGTTCATGAAAGTAGCCGAGGCTGAGGCAATGATTCACGGAAATTCCCCGTACGAAGTGCATTTCCACGAGGTTGGGGCTACTGATTCCATCATCGATATTGTTGGAGCAGCAGTGTGCTTGGATTACCTAAAGGTGGATAAGATTATGTCCTCTTCCGTCCAGTTAGGAGGAGGCTTTGTAAAGTGTGCTCATGGCATTATACCTATTCCCGCCCCGGCAACGGTCGAAATATTAAAAGGCGTTCCTATTAAGTTCGGCAACGTACCTTTTGAAACAACGACACCTACTGGAGCAGCTATTTTAGCAGCCAATGTGGATAAATTTACAGATATGGTGCATTTTTCAATAGGCAGGACCGGCTACGGAATAGGACATAGAGATATGGAAATTCCCAATATTCTTAGGGTTTATTTAGCGAACGAAGAAAAAAATGAAGAAATAGAAACTCAATATATATTGGAGACTAATATTGATGACATGAACCCGGAGCTCTACGGTTATATTGAGGAAAAGCTTTTTGAACGAGGCGCTCTAGATGTATTTAAGACACCTATATCAATGAAAAAAGGAAGGTCAGCAATAAAACTAAGTATATTAATCGATGAAGGGCGGGAAAAAGACATACTGGACATAGTTTTTAGAGAAACCACTTCCATCGGCATCAGAAAATACAAGGTTGAAAAAATAATGCTGCAAAGAGATTTTGTACGGGTAAAGACGCAGTATGGTGATATAACTATTAAAAACTCCTATTACCAAGGGGAAAAAGTGAAATACAAGCCGGAATATGAGGATTGCAGAAAAATAGCCAGTGAAAAGAATATACCTATTTCAAGTGTATACAGAGAAGTATACAAAATAATAGAGGAATGTTAG